GTCTGCGGGCCGACCAGATTGGCTATATCAGCGCGCACGGCACCGCCACCGAACGCGGTGACAGCGCCGAGAGTGCGGCCACCGCCGCGGTGTTCGGTGCCCACACACCGATCTCATCACTGAAGAGCTATTTCGGCCATACGCTGGGTGCCTGCGGTGCGCTGGAAGCGTGGATGAGCATTGAGATGATGCGTGAAGGCTGGTTCGCGCCGACGCTGAATCTGCGGCGGCCAGCCGATGATTGCGCCGGTCTGGATTACATCACCGATGTGCCACGGGCGATCGACACGGACTACATACAGTCGAACAACTTTGCTTTTGGCGGCATCAATACTTCGCTGATTTTTCGCCGCTGGTCATAAGCAGATTTACGGCGCCGGATGGCGCCTTTTTTATCGCCATTTGCCATTGAGTTGCGCAGTAAATATGTCGCTATTGTCTTAAATCAACCTTTCTGGCTGCCGGAAGCGTAAACTGCAGCAGGATGTTAAAAAAACGTAATATTTACTCGCGAATTCGCGCGCCTGTGTCACAATAGCGCACCGAAACCGGTTCCAGCAGGATGCGGCGGCAGGATTTAACCTGTTGAGAGCGGTTTGGGATTTACTTTTCGCCGGTCAGAATAAATCTACTTTATCTGATTTGCGGTTGCGCCAGGCGCCTTTGCGTACTGATACACAGCAGCAGGTTTTGTCACTAAAAATAATGAATAACACGCCGCCCGATCATAAACATGAGTATCGCCCGCCGATGGACGATGCCCACTTCGCTATTGTGGTGCTTGCAGTGGCATCGCTAACGCTTATAATCTTTGTCCTGTTGATTACCTTATGGATGAGCTGATCTGTCGCCTGCGCGCGGCCAGCACAGCAAGGGAGCGCGTATGGAATCCCGGGATGATAAGCTTATTGCCGTTATTGGCCTGCTCTCTGCTTCCCTGATTGGCATGATTTTTCTGTTCATCATGACCTGGCTGGCGGACGTGCGTCGTTTCAGCGATGACGCCACCACCCAGCAATCGTGCCACAAGAAAATCAGCCCTCCGCCGATTCGTCATCACTGATGCCAGCTTTGCATCCTGATCTGCTGACTGCGTAATTCCAGCGCCAGCGGCTCATGCAGCGTGCGGTTGCCATTGGCGTCAGCCAGTCCAAACAGTGCGCCGGGCGAACGACGATCGTCGGCCCAGGCGGGATATTCCACTACCGGATAGATCGACACGCCTTCCAGCGCCACGCCCTGCGCCAGCGCCTGATTCGCCTGTTCTGCCACCTGCCGCAGCCAGGGCGCGCGCGCCGCGCCTTCCGCACCCGTTTCCGCCAGCAGCAAAGGCCGCTGATAACGCTGCCAGCAGGCGGCAAGCAGCGCGCTGAGCGGCTGCCGCGCCGGATGATCCGCGGGCAGGGCGCTGCCGTCGGTGAACCACTGGTTATCGTCATAGTAATTAAGGCCGATGATATCCAGGTAAGCCGCATCGCCACCGAGCGTCGGCTCGATGCGGCCCGCCAACATATCCCAGGCTTCAAACTGCGCTTCATGCAGCCGCGTGGCCAGCTCACGCTCGGCGCTGCTCTCATCGCGTGGCACCACGTTGACCAGCGGATCGGTAGCAACAAAACGGGCATCGGGGAAGACTTCTCTGATCGCAGCCATCGCCGCCAGCGAGGCGCGCACCAGCTGCTGCTTCAGGGTACGGCCACGACCACTGGCCCAAGGATTAAGCCAGGCGACGTCACCGCCGGCCCATGACCAAAAAGAGATCTGATTCACCGGGGTAAAAAACGGCCGCTCAATGCCTTCATCGCGCATGACCTGCGCCATCTCACGCGCGAAGCGCTGAAAACTGTCGACAAACGTCGGCGACCAGATATCAAGATGGGTCGGATAGCCAAAGTGGGCGAGTTCCCAGATCACCTCAAGCTGCTGATTCTCGGCGGCATGGATCATCGGCAGAAAGGTTGACCAGTCATAGTTCCCAGGCACTTTCTCAATCAGATGCCAGCGCGCGCCGTCGCGGGCGGTGCTGACATGCAGCGCCCGCAGCGCCGCGTAATCTTTCTCCAGCAGCATATCGTGGCCGCTGCTGATCACCATATCGAGCCGTTTGCCTTCGGCGCGGCAGGCGGTTGAGCAGCCAAAGCTGCCCTGAAAAAAACTGCGGAAAAGCTGCGGCTGGTGGCGCAGCGGGGGTGAATTAGGCTGCTGATCGACCATCGGGCATTCCTCTTTCCACACATGAAGGTTCGCTAAGTTTAGGTGTTGTCTGTCGATTGCACACGCCAGGCGACAGGGCGAGGTCAGCGCAGCGTAACAATTGCGTGGGATAGCCTAAACTCATTGCTGGCTAAGATATTCTTATCGGTCTAAGGAGAAGGGCATGCCTCATCGAATTCGGGTTGTACAGGGCGATATCACGCGTATGCAGGTCGATGCGATAGTCAATGCGGCGAACAGCAGCCTGCTCGGCGGTGGCGGCGTGGATGGTGCCATTCATCGTGCCGCGGGACCGGCGCTGCTTGACGCCTGCAAGGCCTGGACTGCGGTGCATGGCAGCTGCGCCACTGGCGAGGCGGTGATCACCGCCGCCGGACGTCTGCCGGTGCAGGCGGTGATCCACACCGTGGGCCCGGTCTGGCGCGGTGGCACGCAGGATGAAGCGCGGCTGCTGGCTAACGCCTATCGTAACTCGCTGCAGCTGGCGCTGGACAATCATATCGGCAGCCTGGCGTTTCCAGCTATCAGCACCGGCATTTACGGCTATCCGCCCCAGCAGGCGGCGCAGATCGCTTTTGCCACGGTCAGCGCGTTTCTGCAGGATCATCCGCTGCCGGAACGCGTCTGGTTTGTCTGTTTTGGCGAGGAGAGCTTCGTGCTTTACCAAAAACTGCTGGCTGAACAGCAGCATTCAGAGAAGTCGCATGACAATAGCTGGGCGCAGGATGAATAATCAGCATTCATATCTTATGACAAGGAAGCATCATGGTTGAGGCGGTCGACATTCCGGAGTACGCCGCGGCGAACCGGCTGGCACGGGCAATTGCGCCGCGGCTGGCTCGCCATCCGGGCAAATGCGGTATTCATCCGCTCAGTGATGGCCTGGACGCCTTTGCCGCTCGCTATCTGTTGATGGAGATGGCCGAGCAGACGCTGGATGTGCAGTATTACATCTGGCAAAACGACATGTCGGGCCGCCTGCTGTTCAGCGCGCTGCTGGATGCCGCCGATCGCGGTGTGCAGGTGCGGCTGCTGCTGGATGACAACAACACCATGGGGCTGGACGACATTCTCAGCGAGCTGAATCGCCATCCCAACATCGCCATTCGCCTGTTTAATCCGTTCTCGTTTCGCACCCTGCGCGCGCTCGGCTATCTCACCGATTTTGCCCGCCTTAATCGCCGCATGCACAACAAAAGCTTTACCATTGACGGCATGGCCACCATCGTCGGTGGCCGCAACGTCGGCGATGAATATTTTGCCGCAGGCGAACAGCCGCTGTTTTCTGACCTTGACGTGCTGGCGATTGGGCCGGTGGTGAACGATGTGGCGCAGGATTTTGAACGCTACTGGCAGAGCAAAGCGGTATCGCCGCTGAATGAGGTGGTGGAGCGCGGCGAGCAGGATCCGCATCAGACGGTGCGCCTGCCCACCGAATGGCAGGAGAACGATCAGGTAAAAAAATACCTGAATCGCCTGCGCGCATCCGCCTTCGTCAGCCAGTTTGACAGCGGTTCCCTGACCATGACCTGGGCGAAAACGCGCCTGCTCAGCGACGATCCGCGTAAGGGTTTGGGCAAGGCCACGCGCGGCTCTCTATTGCCGGTTCGCATGCTGGAGGTGATCGGTAAACCGGAAAAGCAGTTTGATATTATTTCAGCCTACTTTGTGCCGACCCGCGCCGGCGTCGCCCAACTGCTGTCGCTGGTACGCAAAGGGGTTAAAATATCGATTCTGACCAATTCGCTGGCGGCCAACGACGTCTCTATTGTGCATGCCGGTTACGCCAAGTGGCGGAAAAAGCTGCTGCGCTACGGTGTCGAGCTCTATGAGCTCAAGCCGCACAGCGATGGCCGTGACGCGCCGCATGACCGCGGACTTACCGGTAATTCCGGCTCCAGCCTGCATGCGAAAACTTTTAGCGTGGATAACGAAAAGCTGTTTATCGGCTCGTTTAACTTCGATCCGCGATCGGCGGTGCTCAATACCGAAATGGGGCTGGTGATTGAGCATCCGATGTTGGCGACCGAAGTGCATGAGCGCTTTATCGATAGTATCCGCGATCGCGCCTGGAAGCTGCGTCTGGATAAATGGGGACGGGTTAATTGGATTGAACATGCCGGTGAGCCTGAGGAAATGGTGCACAAGCATGAGCCACGCACCAAATTCATTCAGCGGCTGCTGGTGCGCCTGGTATGGCGCTTGCCGGTGGAGTGGCTGTTGTAAGCGCGGGCGGCGATAACGGGCCGCCCGCATCAGCGCTATTTTTTGGCGCTGCGCCCGGAGAACAGGAAACGCAGCAATGGAATGCGCAGGTGAATCTCATAGAGCAGAAAGGCAAGGGCAAAAATCAGCGCCAGGCCAACAAAAAAGCCCAGCGTATTGTTAGCGATGTGTGGCGTGATAAAGATGCCGTACAGCAGCGTCAGCGGATGGTGCACCAGATAAATGAACAGCGACGCGTTAACCAGATAGGTGATGCGCGGCGAATGGGCATTTAACAGCCGGTGACCAAAGGCAAACACCACGTTAGTCATAAACACGCCCATCATCAGCACAATCAATGCATCCAACTCATAGAGCCAGCCTTCACCGCTGCTGTAGCGCTGATTCGCCACGTAGAGCGCAAAGGTCACCGCTGCGCCAAGGTGCATGGCGGGGTTGAAACGGACAAACAGCGCTTTCAGCGGCGGATGTTTCCACGCCAGCGCGCCCAGCATAAAGAACGGCAGGAACAGTGTGGTTTGCATCACGCCGATGCTGAACAGACCATCCATCAGCCAGGTCGGCTGGAAAATAAAGATCAAACGGCGCAACAGGCACCAGACCAGGCCATAGGCGAGAAACGCGCCCAGCAGCGTACCC
The sequence above is drawn from the Duffyella gerundensis genome and encodes:
- a CDS encoding beta-glucosidase gives rise to the protein MVDQQPNSPPLRHQPQLFRSFFQGSFGCSTACRAEGKRLDMVISSGHDMLLEKDYAALRALHVSTARDGARWHLIEKVPGNYDWSTFLPMIHAAENQQLEVIWELAHFGYPTHLDIWSPTFVDSFQRFAREMAQVMRDEGIERPFFTPVNQISFWSWAGGDVAWLNPWASGRGRTLKQQLVRASLAAMAAIREVFPDARFVATDPLVNVVPRDESSAERELATRLHEAQFEAWDMLAGRIEPTLGGDAAYLDIIGLNYYDDNQWFTDGSALPADHPARQPLSALLAACWQRYQRPLLLAETGAEGAARAPWLRQVAEQANQALAQGVALEGVSIYPVVEYPAWADDRRSPGALFGLADANGNRTLHEPLALELRSQQIRMQSWHQ
- the ymdB gene encoding O-acetyl-ADP-ribose deacetylase — translated: MPHRIRVVQGDITRMQVDAIVNAANSSLLGGGGVDGAIHRAAGPALLDACKAWTAVHGSCATGEAVITAAGRLPVQAVIHTVGPVWRGGTQDEARLLANAYRNSLQLALDNHIGSLAFPAISTGIYGYPPQQAAQIAFATVSAFLQDHPLPERVWFVCFGEESFVLYQKLLAEQQHSEKSHDNSWAQDE
- the mdoC gene encoding glucans biosynthesis protein MdoC, which encodes MPTTTQQREYFLDSIRAYLMLLGVPFHVSLIYSSQSWAVNSADPSQWLTLFNEFIHAFRMQVFFVISGYFSYMLYLRYEPARWLKVRLERVGIPMLAAVPLFTLPQFFLLKHYTSAVGDWNSFDFYQKFNTLAWNLISHLWFLLVLVILTTLGMLVFRWLRDRPASQRDYRQVGWGTLLGAFLAYGLVWCLLRRLIFIFQPTWLMDGLFSIGVMQTTLFLPFFMLGALAWKHPPLKALFVRFNPAMHLGAAVTFALYVANQRYSSGEGWLYELDALIVLMMGVFMTNVVFAFGHRLLNAHSPRITYLVNASLFIYLVHHPLTLLYGIFITPHIANNTLGFFVGLALIFALAFLLYEIHLRIPLLRFLFSGRSAKK
- a CDS encoding phospholipase D family protein, coding for MVEAVDIPEYAAANRLARAIAPRLARHPGKCGIHPLSDGLDAFAARYLLMEMAEQTLDVQYYIWQNDMSGRLLFSALLDAADRGVQVRLLLDDNNTMGLDDILSELNRHPNIAIRLFNPFSFRTLRALGYLTDFARLNRRMHNKSFTIDGMATIVGGRNVGDEYFAAGEQPLFSDLDVLAIGPVVNDVAQDFERYWQSKAVSPLNEVVERGEQDPHQTVRLPTEWQENDQVKKYLNRLRASAFVSQFDSGSLTMTWAKTRLLSDDPRKGLGKATRGSLLPVRMLEVIGKPEKQFDIISAYFVPTRAGVAQLLSLVRKGVKISILTNSLAANDVSIVHAGYAKWRKKLLRYGVELYELKPHSDGRDAPHDRGLTGNSGSSLHAKTFSVDNEKLFIGSFNFDPRSAVLNTEMGLVIEHPMLATEVHERFIDSIRDRAWKLRLDKWGRVNWIEHAGEPEEMVHKHEPRTKFIQRLLVRLVWRLPVEWLL